In Torulaspora globosa chromosome 1, complete sequence, a genomic segment contains:
- the DNF3 gene encoding aminophospholipid-translocating P4-type ATPase DNF3 (ancestral locus Anc_2.349), translating into MANGSARRKRAGSLRTQMFNKRLFDKFNRSENQNIELAEISEGTRTAGETRDTELDEVEAQQDIYEHQGDRRISLWDKLVDVLLNRSREVSTKEGRHIPIILDHGTAEYKRYASPDSDLLIDERLGAPYCDNQITSSRYSIISFLPKQLYAQFSKLANAYFFLVAILQMIPGWSVTGKYTTIIPLCVFMGISMAREAWDDIKRHRLDREENEKIASVLVKNHQIKGDVSVQSKEEELSPGLRPTNSASNRLISDGDGQSIQARSPTRFNNFELLAQRHGVYAEKRQWKDLRVGNFVLLKQDDWIPADLLLLASDGENNECFVETMALDGETNLKSRQPHPELSKLACAASGLANINARVTTEDPNIDLYNFEGNLELQGHRNECLQKFPLGPDNIVYRGSILRNTQNVVGMVIFTGEETKIRMNALKNPRVKAPKIQRKINMIVAFMVFVVATVSLFSYLGHVLENRKFLDQNQAWYLMKQDAGTAATIMSFIIMYNTMIPLSLYVTMEIIKVIQSKLMEWDIDIYHAETDTPCESRTATILEELGQVSYIFSDKTGTLTDNKMIFRKFSFAGTSWIHDVEPGDSPIKREGSDLDVISYDGPEMLNNFRTEDVHDGASSVNISNLARKSVEYKGNSAATYTGRPSMRSLRAHNVPSLNSTIGSTSRSTEDHHTLKSSYELIRYIQQHPDNLFSQKAKFFILSLALCHTCLAKRSEDSFDDGDTVEYQSSSPDELALVTAARDLGYVVIGRNGKFLSIKSYPNGFDEEPQVDDYEILNYIDFNSQRKRMSVLLRIREQPNRVLLICKGADSIILERLQNREMAYEKLDEINSTTKERKEAEAELILQKKLSLERLTADDDVVSNRLRPSVSSNPRGSLSLKAVRKSMSRKASGQQDPEMQIGSIDQFLNNIRRTDNELDEVITQSRKSLHKQQLERYGPRISSEQRHRQSPLINQQPSQVRSSGTSDGGSDMLHYIGSEELLQNEEYVIERTLQAIDEFSTEGLRTLVYAYRWIDIEEYNKWQDRYHQAKTSLNDRKTKIDAVGAEIEESLSLLGTTAIEDKLQEGVAEAIEKIRRAGIKMWMLTGDKRETAINIGYSCKLIYDYSTVVILSANEENMIAKMNAVIQEIDSGNVAHCVLVIDGATLALFEDNPNLMSVFIELCTKTDSVVCCRASPSQKALMVSKIRKTNRKLVTLAIGDGANDIAMIQSADIGIGIAGKEGLQASRSSDYSIGQFRFLLKLLFVHGRYNYVRTSKFVLCTFYKEVTFYLTQLIYQRFTMFSGTSLYESWSLSMFNTLFTSLPVLCIGMFEKDLKPITLLTVPELYSTGRSSQGFNLFVFLQWVILGAGSALMVTFLNVKIWGETALSDNTIYPLGLVNYTAIVFLINIKCQFVETHNRNWLAFASAAISCFGWLVWCALLPQVRKEDPIYDVPNGLYQQFGDDLTFYCAVLVLMVLPIMIDIIYKTFHVMMWPSDTDIFAQLEKKSEVRKKLELGAYNEMKQGWTWKRDPGTFTTYKDKVLSRSRASSRASGKNEGTANNDKNQTNNSSTSESDGIILGQDEEEGAKYDYDKYEMLPSGKLIKRQSADHPSKQEGSTRISALIPKKLRFTLKDDQEEEDIRAIVEQRMQDLE; encoded by the coding sequence ATGGCTAATGGCAGCGCTAGAAGGAAGCGAGCAGGTTCTCTGCGAACTCAGATGTTCAATAAACGGTTATTCGATAAGTTTAATCGCAGTGAAAACCAGAATATAGAGCTGGCAGAGATCAGCGAGGGCACTAGAACCGCCGGAGAGACGCGAGATACTGAGTtggatgaagttgaagcGCAGCAGGATATCTATGAGCACCAGGGAGATAGGCGAATCTCACTCTGGGACAAATTGGTCGACGTTCTACTGAATAGATCGCGAGAAGTGTCCACAAAGGAAGGGCGACATATACCCATAATATTGGATCATGGTACGGCAGAGTATAAGAGATATGCATCGCCAGACAGCGATCTCCTGATAGACGAGAGACTAGGGGCTCCATATTGTGACAACCAGATCACGTCGTCACGATATTCGATCATATCCTTCTTGCCCAAGCAGCTATACGCCCAATTCTCCAAGCTGGCAAATGCATATTTTTTCCTTGTTGCCATCCTACAGATGATCCCAGGCTGGTCGGTGACAGGTAAGTACACTACGATCATTCCCTTGTGTGTGTTTATGGGGATCTCAATGGCCAGAGAAGCGTGGGATGACATCAAGAGGCACAGGTTGGATAGGGAAGAGAATGAAAAAATAGCTAGCGTCTTGGTGAAGAATCATCAAATCAAGGGAGATGTTTCAGTACAGtcgaaggaagaagaactcaGCCCAGGCCTGCGCCCTACAAATTCAGCATCTAATAGGCTGATTTCCGATGGAGATGGGCAATCGATTCAAGCGCGCTCCCCTACACGTTTCAATAACTTCGAACTTCTGGCTCAGCGTCACGGTGTGTACGCAGAGAAGCGCCAGTGGAAGGATTTAAGAGTCGGGAACTTCGTTCTATTGAAACAGGACGATTGGATTCctgctgatcttcttctcctggCTAGTGATGGAGAAAACAACGAATGCTTTGTTGAAACAATGGCATTAGACGGAGAGACAAACCTGAAAAGTCGCCAACCACATCCTGAGCTAAGCAAGCTAGCGTGTGCAGCCTCTGGCCTTGCTAACATCAATGCCCGAGTAACAACTGAAGATCCAAACATTGACCTTTACAATTTCGAAGGAAATTTGGAGCTTCAAGGGCATCGGAATGAATGTTTACAGAAATTTCCTCTAGGCCCAGATAATATAGTTTATCGGGGAAGTATTCTACGAAATACCCAGAACGTTGTCGGAATGGTTATATTCACTGGTGAAGAGACCAAGATCAGAATGAACGCACTGAAAAATCCCAGGGTCAAGGCTCCAAAAATTCAGCGAAAGATCAACATGATTGTTGCTTTCATGGTCTTTGTGGTCGCCACTGTGTCTCTATTTTCCTACTTGGGCCATGTGCTTGAGAACAGaaagtttcttgatcagAATCAAGCGTGGTACCTAATGAAGCAAGATGCGGGCACTGCTGCCACAATCATgtctttcatcatcatgTACAATACGATGATCCCATTATCTCTCTACGTTACTATGGAGATAATTAAAGTGATACAAAGCAAACTTATGGAATGGGATATTGATATATATCATGCTGAAACTGACACTCCCTGTGAGTCTAGGACTGCTACAATATTAGAAGAGCTTGGTCAAGTGTCATATATTTTTAGTGATAAGACAGGCACTTTGACGGATAATAAGATGATATTTCGTAAGTTCTCCTTTGCCGGGACGTCGTGGATTCACGACGTCGAGCCTGGAGATAGTCCTATAAAAAGAGAGGGCTCCGATTTGGACGTTATATCCTACGATGGGCCTGAGATGCTCAATAACTTTCGAACAGAAGATGTCCATGATGGCGCTTCCTCCGTTAATATCAGCAATTTGGCTCGAAAGTCAGTGGAGTATAAAGGAAATTCAGCAGCAACTTACACTGGTAGGCCAAGTATGAGGTCTCTTCGTGCCCATAATGTCCCTAGTTTAAATTCCACAATCGGGTCCACATCTCGTTCAACCGAGGATCACCATactttgaaaagctcaTATGAGCTGATTCGATATATCCAGCAACATCCGGACAATCTCTTCTCTCAAAAAGCAAAATTCTTTATACTGTCACTGGCGTTATGTCATACATGTTTGGCAAAACGAAGTGAAGACTCATTTGATGACGGCGACACTGTAGAGTACCAATCATCTTCTCCTGATGAACTGGCACTGGTCACCGCAGCACGAGATTTGGGGTACGTTGTCATAGGCAGGAACGGTAAATTTTTGTCTATTAAAAGCTATCCCAACGGGTTTGATGAGGAACCTCAGGTTGACGATTATGAAATCCTCAATTATATTGACTTCAATTCCCAGCGCAAAAGAATGTCAGTTTTATTGCGTATACGAGAACAGCCGAATAGAGTACTTCTTATCTGCAAAGGAGCAGATAGTATTATTTTGGAGCGGTTGCAGAACCGTGAAATGGCTTATGAGAAGCTGGACGAGATCAATTCCACAACAAAAGAGCgaaaagaagctgaggCTGAGCTGATTTTACAAAAAAAACTATCTTTGGAGCGATTAACTGCTGACGACGATGTGGTCAGTAACCGACTAAGACCTTCTGTTTCTAGTAATCCAAGGGGTAGTTTATCTTTGAAGGCAGTCAGAAAGAGTATGTCAAGAAAGGCCAGTGGTCAACAAGATCCTGAGATGCAGATAGGATCAATCGACCAATTTTTGAACAACATACGGCGCACTGATAATGAGCTTGATGAGGTGATTACTCAGAGCAGAAAATCATTGCATAAGCAACAACTTGAAAGATATGGACCAAGGATTTCCTCGGAGCAACGTCATAGACAATCCCCACTCATTAATCAACAACCCTCTCAGGTTCGTTCGAGCGGCACCTCAGACGGCGGGTCCGACATGCTTCATTATATAGGAAGTGAAGAGCTGCTACAGAATGAAGAATATGTGATAGAGAGAACTTTGCAGGCTATCGATGAGTTCTCAACGGAAGGCCTGAGGACGCTCGTGTACGCCTATAGATGGATTGACATCGAAGAGTATAATAAGTGGCAAGACCGATATCATCAGGCTAAAACGTCTCTAAATGATCGTAAGACAAAGATCGACGCAGTGGGAGCTGAGATCGAAGAATCCCTTTCTCTCCTGGGTACTACTGCCATAGAGGATAAACTACAGGAGGGGGTAGCGGAAGCAATAGAAAAAATAAGGCGTGCTGGCATCAAGATGTGGATGCTAACAGGAGATAAAAGAGAAACAGCGATTAACATTGGTTATTCTTGTAAGCTTATCTATGACTATTCAACAGTGGTGATACTATCAGCCAATGAGGAGAACATGATTGCAAAAATGAATGCTGTGATACAAGAAATTGATTCGGGAAATGTAGCGCACTGTGTCTTAGTGATTGATGGCGCCACGTTAGCATTATTCGAAGACAATCCGAATTTAATGTCTGTCTTCATTGAGCTTTGCACAAAAACTGATTCCGTGGTCTGTTGTCGTGCTTCACCATCGCAGAAAGCCTTAATGGTAAGCAAAATTAGAAAAACCAACAGGAAGCTTGTCACTCTAGCAATCGGAGATGGTGCCAACGATATTGCGATGATTCAATCCGCCGATATTGGGATTGGAATTGCAGGAAAGGAAGGTCTACAGGCCTCAAGGTCCTCTGATTACTCTATCGGACAATTtcgcttccttctcaaGCTTTTATTCGTTCATGGCCGTTATAACTATGTTCGCACGTCGAAGTTTGTTCTTTGCACTTTTTACAAAGAAGTGACATTCTACCTGACGCAGCTCATATACCAGAGATTCACAATGTTTTCAGGAACATCACTCTATGAGTCTTGGTCTCTATCAATGTTCAACACTTTATTCACCTCGCTACCCGTTTTATGCATTGGTATGTTCGAAAAGGACCTGAAGCCAATTACTCTTTTGACTGTACCAGAACTTTACAGCACTGGGCGTTCATCTCAAGGCTTCAACTTATTTGTCTTTCTGCAGTGGGTCATTTTAGGTGCTGGTAGCGCATTGATGGTGACCTTCCTGAATGTAAAGATATGGGGCGAGACTGCTTTGAGTGATAACACCATATATCCTCTAGGCCTTGTCAATTACACTGCTATTGTGTTTTTGATCAACATCAAGTGCCAATTTGTGGAGACACACAACAGAAATTGGTTGGCGTTCGCCTCTGCCGCAATTTCATGCTTCGGCTGGCTTGTGTGGTGTGCTCTTCTACCACAGGTGCGTAAGGAAGACCCGATTTACGATGTGCCAAACGGGTTGTACCAACAGTTTGGTGATGATCTAACCTTCTATTGCGCAGTACTTGTTTTAATGGTGCTGCCGATAATGATCGATATTATTTACAAGACGTTCCATGTAATGATGTGGCCTAGCGATACAGATATCTTTGCCCAACTAGAGAAGAAAAGTGAGGTGCGTAAAAAGCTGGAACTTGGCGCTTACAATGAAATGAAACAAGGTTGGACCTGGAAAAGAGATCCAGGTACTTTCACAACTTACAAAGATAAAGTGCTTTCGCGATCGAGAGCAAGCTCGCGGGCCAGTGGTAAGAATGAAGGAACAGCTAATAATGACAAAAATCAAACGAACAATTCCTCCACCAGCGAAAGCGATGGCATTATTTTAGGTcaagacgaggaagagggAGCAAAGTACGATTACGACAAGTACGAAATGCTGCCTAGCGGCAAGCTGATCAAGAGGCAGTCTGCAGATCATCCATCCAAGCAAGAGGGCTCCACGAGAATTTCGGCACTAATTCCGAAAAAACTGAGATTCACGTTGAAGGacgaccaagaagaagaagacataCGGGCAATTGTTGAGCAAAGAATGCAAGACCTTGAATGA
- the HLJ1 gene encoding type I HSP40 co-chaperone HLJ1 (ancestral locus Anc_2.350): MSSPSYTEEQEKIALEVLSKDKQAFYDVLRVDRGANDVEIKKSYRKLAIKLHPDKNPHPRASEAFKVINRAFEVLSDDEKRQIYDRLGRDPDDRSMPTASGSSFRSAGFPAGFENSFYNRQAARDPREDIFDFLFNMGGGGPFGGHPFGGNAFGGHPFMDGGATSFTFGGPGGFKVYTNVPRRARHQQQRQAQQNEQPDLYQNLRVLLPLLLLFLVPLLERLLFG, translated from the coding sequence ATGTCGAGCCCATCGTATACAGAAGAACAGGAGAAAATTGCATTGGAGGTACTGTCGAAAGATAAGCAAGCTTTTTATGATGTCCTGCGAGTGGATAGAGGTGCCAATGACGttgaaatcaagaaatcatATAGGAAACTGGCGATCAAACTGCATCCGGACAAAAATCCCCATCCGAGAGCCAGTGAGGCCTTCAAAGTGATTAATAGGGCATTTGAAGTGCTAAGCGATGACGAGAAACGTCAAATCTACGATAGGCTCGGCAGGGATCCGGACGATAGAAGTATGCCAACTGCGTCGGGGAGTTCGTTCCGCAGTGCGGGATTCCCAGCAGGGTTTGAGAACTCCTTTTACAATCGCCAAGCAGCAAGAGACCCCAGAGAGGATATATTTgactttctcttcaataTGGGTGGTGGTGGACCTTTTGGTGGTCACCCGTTCGGTGGCAATGCGTTTGGTGGTCATCCGTTTATGGATGGAGGTGCCACATCGTTCACTTTTGGTGGCCCTGGCGGCTTCAAGGTGTACACAAACGTGCCTAGGCGAGCTCGGCACCAGCAGCAACGACAGGCTCAGCAAAATGAGCAGCCAGATCTATATCAGAATTTGAGGGTACTTTTGCCGTTGCTACTTCTATTCCTCGTACCACTGCTGGAAAGACTGTTGTTTGGATAG
- the POL3 gene encoding DNA-directed DNA polymerase delta POL3 (ancestral locus Anc_2.351): MSSDLKRPGEEDDTQGTPVMEKKLRLQSADHGVGSEPVSTLDIIPIEDFTKYKSQGYKAKSDEKHGTELKSSFEEELSQMDHELAASQERETSVYARAPLPEDFSSETHDISFQQLDAEQSTLPGFTDENTSTVVRFFGVTNQGNSILCNVTGFRHYLYVPAPNFPEAQDRGQLDNFLKYLRDNYDNLVDDIEVVPKQSIWGYSGDSKLLFWKIYVTHPSGVNKLRTAFERGHLTYKSWFEGGITTYDNIVYPLRVMIDCGIVGMSWITLPKTKYIEIPEEERVSSCQLEVRINYKDLIAHSAEGEWSHSGPLRILSFDIECAGRVGVFPEPQHDAVIQIANVMSIAGARKPFIRNVFTVGSCAAITGSQVFPHDSEEEMLRHWRDFVVTADPDIIIGYNTSNFDFPYLIDRAKALKIDTFPYFGRLKFVKQEIKDSVFSSKAYGTRESKTVNIDGRLQLDLLQFVQREYKLRSYTLNAVSAHFLGEQKEDVHYSIITKLQNGDSETRRRLAVYCLKDAYLPLRLMEKLMALVNYTEMARVTGVPFSYLLSRGQQIKVVSQLFRKCLQIETVIPNMQSQGTDEQYEGATVIEPIRGYYDIPIATLDFSSLYPSIMMAHNLCYTTLCNKATAERLNLKKDEDFIVTPNGDYFVTPKLRRGILPIILEELISARKRAKKDLKNEKDPFKRDVLNGRQLALKISANSVYGFTGATVGKLPCLAISSSVTSFGRDMIMVTKQSVEEKYSIKNGFKHDALVVYGDTDSVMVKFGTTDLKEAMELGAEAAAYVSGLFKDPIKLEFEKAYFPYLLINKKRYAGLFWTNPEKYDKLDQKGLASVRRDSCPLVSIVMNKVLKLILIERNVDGALDFVRKTIDDILHNRADISKLIISKTLAPNYTNPQPHQVLTERMKKRDGVGPNVGDRVDYVIMGGNDKLYNRAEDPLYVLEHNIQLDSRYYLTNQLQNPVISIIAPIIGEKQANAMFVVKSIKINTGSMKGGLMGFIKKVDSCKSCRSPLKPGEGPLCSNCKARSGELYIKALYNVRDLEEKFARLWTQCQRCAGTLHNEVLCSNKNCDIFYMRVKMKKELQENVNQLSKW, translated from the coding sequence ATGTCGTCAGACTTGAAGAGACCGGGTGAAGAGGATGACACGCAGGGTACTCCTGTaatggagaagaagctgaggtTGCAATCTGCAGATCATGGAGTCGGGAGTGAGCCAGTCTCTACGTTAGATATCATCccaattgaagattttACGAAGTATAAGTCGCAGGGTTACAAAGCTAAGAGTGATGAGAAACACGGAACGGAATTGAAATCTAGTTTCGAGGAGGAATTGTCGCAAATGGACCATGAGCTTGCGGCCAGTCAAGAACGTGAGACGAGCGTCTATGCAAGAGCTCCACTGCCAGAGGATTTCTCTTCAGAGACTCATGATATCTCCTTTCAACAGCTTGATGCGGAGCAAAGCACACTGCCAGGGTTCACGGACGAAAATACTTCCACTGTGGTAAGATTTTTCGGTGTCACAAATCAGGGCAATTCGATTCTCTGCAATGTGACGGGTTTCAGGCACTACTTGTATGTTCCTGCACCAAATTTCCCAGAAGCACAGGACCGAGGGCAATTGGACAACTTCCTCAAATACCTCAGAGATAACTACGATAACTTGGTGGATGACATCGAGGTAGTGCCAAAACAGTCGATATGGGGGTATTCAGGCGACTCCAAGCTGCTGTTCTGGAAAATATACGTGACACATCCGAGCGGCGTCAACAAGCTGAGAACGGCGTTTGAAAGGGGCCATCTTACATACAAATCATGGTTTGAGGGAGGAATTACGACATACGACAACATAGTTTATCCTCTGAGGGTTATGATAGATTGTGGCATCGTTGGGATGTCATGGATCACGCTACCGAAGACTAAATATATCGAGATACCAGAAGAGGAGAGGGTCTCCTCTTGCCAGTTGGAAGTCCGTATCAACTACAAGGATCTGATTGCCCATTCTGCAGAAGGGGAATGGTCACATTCTGGACCTTTACGTATTCTGTCCTTCGATATTGAGTGTGCTGGAAGAGTAGGTGTCTTTCCGGAGCCTCAACATGATGCAGTTATACAAATTGCAAACGTTATGAGTATTGCTGGAGCACGCAAACCTTTCATTCGAAACGTATTCACCGTCGGTTCTTGTGCTGCGATTACCGGCTCGCAAGTGTTTCCGCATGACTCGGAGGAAGAAATGCTAAGGCATTGGCGTGATTTCGTCGTCACTGCAGATCCTGATATAATCATTGGGTACAACACATCAAATTTCGATTTTCCTTATTTGATTGACCGTGCAAAGGCGCTGAAAATTGATACTTTCCCATATTTTGGGCGGCTAAAGTTTGTTAAGCAGGAGATTAAGGATTCTGTTTTCTCATCCAAGGCTTACGGTACAAGGGAATCTAAAACCGTCAATATTGATGGCCGTTTACAGCTTGACCTGTTGCAATTTGTCCAGCGTGAGTATAAGCTGAGGTCGTACACATTAAATGCCGTGTCAGCCCATTTCCTGGGAGAGCAAAAAGAAGATGTCCACTATAGTATAATCACGAAGTTACAAAACGGCGACAGCGAAACGAGAAGGAGGCTAGCAGTCTATTGTTTAAAAGACGCCTATCTACCTCTTAGATTAATGGAAAAACTTATGGCGCTAGTGAATTATACGGAAATGGCCCGTGTTACCGGCGTTCCGTTCTCGTATCTATTAAGTCGAGGACAGCAGATCAAAGTTGTGTCCCAATTGTTCCGTAAATGCTTGCAAATTGAGACAGTCATCCCCAATATGCAATCTCAAGGAACAGACGAACAATACGAGGGTGCAACCGTTATTGAGCCTATTCGTGGCTATTATGATATCCCTATTGCCACATTAGATTTCAGCTCACTTTATCCCAGTATCATGATGGCCCATAACCTTTGTTACACAACCTTATGTAACAAAGCAACAGCGGAGCGATTAAAcctgaagaaggatgagGATTTTATAGTGACGCCAAATGGTGATTACTTTGTAACACCTAAGTTGAGGCGTGGTATTTTACCTATTATTCTAGAGGAGCTCATCAGCGCAAGGAAACGTGCTAAgaaagatctgaagaacgAGAAAGATCCATTTAAGAGAGACGTGCTTAATGGTAGGCAGCTGGCATTGAAAATTTCCGCAAACTCCGTTTACGGTTTCACGGGTGCCACAGTTGGGAAGCTGCCTTGTTTGGCGATCTCCTCGTCCGTCACTTCTTTTGGTCGTGACATGATCATGGTGACCAAGCAATCCGTGGAAGAGAAGTATTCAATTAAGAACGGATTCAAGCATGATGCCCTTGTGGTTTATGGTGATACTGATTCAGTAATGGTGAAATTCGGGACTACGGACTTGAAGGAAGCGATGGAATTGGGGGCGGAGGCAGCAGCATATGTTTCGGgcctcttcaaagatccAATAAAGCTGGAGTTTGAAAAGGCCTATTTCCCATATTTACTGATCAATAAAAAGAGATATGCAGGGCTTTTCTGGACAAATCCTGAGAAATATGATAAATTGGACCAAAAGGGTCTTGCTTCGGTCAGAAGAGATTCGTGCCCATTAGTATCCATTGTTATGAACAAAGTTCTTAAGCTTATATTGATTGAACGAAATGTGGACGGCGCCCTGGATTTTGTCAGAAAGACCATTGATGACATTTTGCATAATAGGGCGGACATATCGAAGTTGATCATTTCCAAGACGTTAGCGCCCAATTACACTAATCCACAGCCGCATCAAGTTTTGACAGagagaatgaagaaaagggaTGGTGTTGGTCCCAATGTTGGCGACCGAGTTGATTATGTTATAATGGGAGGGAATGACAAGCTCTATAACAGGGCCGAAGATCCTCTCTATGTCCTAGAGCACAACATTCAACTCGATTCTCGATATTACTTAACTAACCAATTGCAGAATCCTGtcatcagcatcatcgCTCCAATCATTGGTGAGAAACAAGCCAATGCCATGTTTGTGGTGAAATCAATTAAAATCAATACAGGTAGCATGAAAGGTGGTCTCATGGGCTTCATTAAAAAAGTTGATTCATGCAAAAGCTGCAGGAGTCCTTTAAAACCAGGCGAAGGCCCACTTTGCTCCAACTGCAAGGCCAGATCTGGAGAACTGTATATCAAGGCACTTTACAACGTGAGAGATCTCGAGGAGAAGTTCGCTAGACTGTGGACGCAATGTCAACGCTGTGCTGGAACCCTACACAACGAAGTCCTCTGCTCAAACAAGAACTGCGACATCTTCTACATGAGGGttaagatgaagaaagagctgcaGGAAAACGTCAATCAATTAAGCAAATGGTGA
- the DUN1 gene encoding serine/threonine protein kinase DUN1 (ancestral locus Anc_2.352), producing the protein MLEMDVDGVKRTLLNIVDKSRNGTFINGNRIVKKDSILKNGDKLVFGKSCSFLFKYISGQGDPSRPQNTVGTRSEEGVFKKPKVGLSSSEAGTRKLLKPKSQSVFDKYIIGKGLGVGHYATVREGVNKSTEEVVAIKIFHPQQNDDQKKNKQFREEIDILMRVNHPNIVKLLDSYVEPVSKAQIQKYLILEKIDDGELFDRIVRKTHLRQDETKALFKQILTGLQYLHGLNIIHRDIKPENILLDIKRRKHPEELQNGPWDDDEIDIQVKIADFGLAKFTGEIQFTNTLCGTPSYVAPEVLKKTDYSSKVDMWSAGVLLYVCLCGFPPFSETLGPPSLKEQIAQGSFAFYSPYWDDIEDSALHLITHLLVVNPADRYSVDDTMVHPWFDHSAQSSTISSDIERLQVSPAKIPKTYSELSQV; encoded by the coding sequence ATGCTTGAAATGGACGTAGATGGTGTCAAACGAACTCTACTCAACATTGTTGATAAGAGCAGGAATGGGactttcatcaatggcaACCGGATAGTCAAGAAGGATAGCATCCTGAAGAATGGCGATAAGCTGGTCTTTGGAAAAAGCTGTTCGTTTTTGTTTAAGTACATCTCTGGCCAAGGTGATCCAAGTCGTCCACAGAATACTGTTGGTACTCgctctgaagaaggtgtATTCAAAAAGCCCAAGGTAGGGCTTTCAAGTAGCGAGGCAGGCACTCGGAAACTACTTAAACCTAAGTCCCAGTCGGTATTTGATAAGTACATTATTGGGAAAGGACTTGGAGTGGGGCATTATGCTACTGTGAGAGAAGGTGTCAATAAGAGTACCGAGGAAGTTGTAGCGATCAAGAtctttcatcctcagcaAAACGATGatcaaaagaagaataagcAATTTCGAGAGGAGATCGACATCCTGATGCGAGTAAACCACCCCAACATTGTCAAGTTACTGGACAGTTATGTGGAGCCGGTGAGCAAGGCACAGATCCAGAAATACTTGATCctggagaagatcgacGACGGCGAACTCTTTGACCGAATAGTAAGAAAAACGCATCTCCGGCAAGATGAGACAAAGGCTCTTTTCAAGCAGATTCTCACTGGTCTGCAGTACCTGCATGGCCTCAATATCATTCATAGAGATATCAAACCAGAAAATATACTGTTAGatatcaagagaagaaagcaccCAGAAGAATTACAGAACGGACCTTGggacgatgatgagattGACATCCAAGTGAAAATAGCTGATTTCGGCTTGGCTAAGTTTACGGGAGAAATACAGTTTACAAATACGTTATGTGGGACACCGTCGTATGTTGCACCTGAAGTTTTGAAAAAGACAGATTACAGTTCGAAAGTAGATATGTGGAGCGCTGGAGTGTTGCTTTACGTTTGCCTCTGTGGTTTTCCACCATTCAGCGAAACATTGGGTCCTCCATCACTGAAAGAGCAAATTGCGCAAGGTAGCTTTGCCTTCTACTCACCGTACTGGgatgatattgaagattCGGCCTTGCATTTGATCACTCATTTATTAGTCGTCAATCCAGCGGATCGCTACAGTGTAGACGATACGATGGTACATCCCTGGTTCGACCATAGTGCTCAAAGCAGTACCATTTCAAGTGACATAGAGAGACTTCAGGTTTCTCCGGCAAAGATTCCTAAAACATATTCGGAGCTATCTCAGGTGTAA